The DNA window AACTCCCAGAATAGGGGTCATAAGTACATTTTAATGGCTTTGATGTGCTGTCATCGCTCTCCAGATACGCACGACAATCGGTGCAGACGTATCGAAATTCGCAATCTCTGCAAACGTCTATCTTATCTTTTGCCAAATCCCAGACCCTTGTGAACTCGCTTGTTCGCACTATATTGTTTATGCGATTTACATCCTTACCGAACGACTTTTTCATGGAGGGGCAGTTACAAATACTGCCGTCGGACCGAATGGACAGCTTCCTATTCAGGCAGCCGTTGAAATGATTTAATTCAGCGAAGAGGTTGGCCGACGGCGCACAGAGAGAGCCCTCGGTAATGGCACCGCAATCCGAAGCACCGTTCAGTTTTCTTTCCTGCCAGCGATATAGTTTACCACCGAATGCAGAAACTTGCGACATCTCCAAAAGTCGGTCTTTGGGAGCGCCGTGCAGCACAAGGGAGACTAGATTGGTGAACTGCTCGAAGAGAGCTCTTGTTGAATCGTCAGACCACTCTTCTGACCACACAGCCAAGAGTTGCACATGCCTTATCGACGTTCCATCTATGATATGCAGAAGCTCTCTCGTTTTTTGGGAATTCAATAGGGGACCAAAACCTCTAATTTGGATCGCGGGACAGTGAACCTCGTCCAGCTGATCGATAATGCTCTGCCACGGATGGTCTTGTTCGTTCACGTCAACGACACTGTTCAATATTCCATGTGGTGCCGACCAGTCCGTCTCAGGAGGGCGGAAGGCGTTGGCAATTTCAGGCTTGAGTATCTGCCCAACCTCATTGCGTTCTAGAAACAATAGAATGGCCTGAGCATTTTTCTTGGCAACATGTCCGAGTCCATCAACATCTTTCATCGACAAACCTGAGGGCCGCGCAGCGAGCGCGATGAGAGGTGCATAGGCCGAGTCAAAGCGCAGTAAGCGATAACGATCAAAATCGTAAATCGCAGAGAATGCCGAACCGTGGACCAGACGGCAGGTCGGGAAAAGGTAGAATCGCTTATCCGCCTCCTCAGCAGCGCCCAACACTTTCTCCCTCATATTCTCGAGATCGGCTTGGAGCCGCCCAGCGAGGGAACAACCGCTGAGGACAGCGATGGGATATAATACTGACCGCGTTGGGAATTGTTTTCTTCGATTTTCTTTGTGTAGATTACGTGAAATGATAACGGAATTACCTGCAGGAAAGCATCAGGTATCTGCAAGCGATCAAGGTCTTCCATCGGTTTCGCCCTTTCTAAGCCATTCTGCGATCAATCGATCGATCGCCATGTTGCATATCTCGTCCAGCGGACCATATTGGCCACCCGGATTCACTTCTAAGAAGATGTATTCCCCATTTTCGTCGACTATTAGGTCTATCGAACCCGTATTTATTTTGAGTTCCTTCATGAGGTTATCTAGTTTTTGTTCAACATCTCGCGGAAGATCGACCGGGACATTCCGATTTGGAGAATCATAGTTATACTTCCTGAAGTCTATCGCTGTTTGCTCGTCATTCTGAGAAATAATCGCAAACGAATAGAATTTGCTCTCTAAGAAGAACGATCTGATTTCGTACTGTTTTTCAATCTTCCGTTGAACGAGCGACGAGGGAAAGCTGCGTGGAAGTGTGGTACCGCTGGCAACATCGGATAATTTTTCAGTGTAGCTGAAATAGGCTTTGCCGGCGCCGTCAAAGTCCCAAAGGTAAAGGCCATTCGCCAAAGATTTTGTCACATACCTTTCCGGATCCGCGGTATGGTCATCGCTCAGACTTTGCGAGACCTCAAATTCAGGTGTGCGAAGCCCCACGCGGCGCGCTTCATGCGAGACGATCAACTTGTTTGGATCACCAAGAAACGGGTTCCCCAAAACCCTGATGCCGGAATTCATCACGGCATGGTGAAAATATTCTCTAGCAACCCGACCCTCAGCGGCGCATTTCTTTGCCAGAGCATCGGCAAGAGCAATCTGATGCGGGAAAGACTTTTTAAGCAGCAGTTCTCGAGATTGCTTCGGTTCTGCCGGATACAAGGGCGAGAAGTTTCCCTTACGAAACCATACCGACCTAAAATCCGAGAGTGTCCAACTTTGGTCGTACGCCTTTATAGTGACATCGGCATCGCGTAGTATAACATCATTGATTGAAGAAGATGGCGCGTCTTCATTGATGCGAAATATGGGCACATTCATAAAGCGCAGCCAGTCGCAAACTCCATTGGTGGATGGGTCGCGTAATTTACTGAAAATCAGGACCGGCGCGTTCGCTGGGTTTAATTGACTGGGCATCTGGCGAGGTCAAAGGGGGAAAGGTTCCGACGGAACCCCTCCCCTCAATGGACTCAGTCGGCGTCGTCAGTGCCATCAATATGGCAGATCGATTTGGTGCCGCACGTGCAACCAATCGATGCCTCGGATTGCAATCCGCCGGCAACGTGGTCGAGTTCCGCACCAGTAAGAACCTGCATGCGGTCCTGCGAAGCCCCTTCCAACGAAGCCTCAATACTTTCGAGCACATTTCTGTCCATTATTTCCTCCTCTTAAAAGAAGCATAAAAAATGCTTCTGGAGAAATGAGTATGATCTTAAGCTTCAGACCGTCAACATTTCCCACTAAGAGAATGATCCATTAGCGTTTTACTTTACTCGGATATGGACCAATGTCGGTCAAGTTAGTACTATTCAACCGATGGTAACAATTAGCCACCAAGTCGGAGCGACTTGATAGATAGCGTCAGGAGCACACCAATTTCTCCCCGGATGCCTGGTATCATTCAATCGCACGCTCGCCGACGATGGAGAGGCCGTAGGCATCCAGGCCGACCAGGCTGTGGTGCGAGTTGGTGAGCAGGATCATGTCGTGCACGCCCAGTTCGCTCAGGATTTGGGCGCCGGCGCCGTAATCGCGCAGTTCTTCGGGCTGGGCGGTCGGCTTGCCCTGCCGCGCATCGATCGCCTTGCTCATATAGGTCGGTGTGGCGCGGTTCAGGATCACGACGACTCCCGCGCCTTCTTCCGCGATTAGCTCCATAGACCGGGCCAGCATCCGGCTGCGATCCCCCGCCTCCCCCAGGATGTCGGCGAAGGGAGAGAGCTGGTGCATGCGCACGAGCGTCGGCTTTTCGGGATCGATCTTGCCTTTCACCAGCGCCGTCTGCTCGGTACCGGTGGCCTTGTTGTAATAGGCCGTACAGGTCCACTCCCCGCCCCAGCGGCTTTCGAACCGTTCTTCGGCGCGCTTCTCCACCAGCCGGTCATGCTGGCGCCGATAGGCGATGAGATCGCGGATGGTGCCGATCTTCAGATTATGCCGCCGCGCGAAGCCGACCAGATCGTCGAGCCGCGCCATGGTGCCGTCATCGCGCATGATCTCGCAAATCACGCCCGACGGGTTGAGCCCTGCAAGGCGCGAAACGTCCACCGCCGCCTCGGTATGGCCGGCGCGGATCAGTACGCCGCCTTCGCGCGCCACCAGCGGGAAGACGTGGCCCGGCGTCACGATATCCTCGCGCCCCCGATTGGGGTCGATCGCGACATTGATGGTGCGCGCCCGGTCGCCCGCGGAGATGCCGGTGGTCACCCCCTCTTTCGCTTCGATCGAGACGGTAAAGGCGGTCGACATGCGGTCCTCGTTGCGGCGGACCATCAGGTCCAGGCCCAGCTCGTCCACGCGCTCCTTCGTCAGCGTCAGGCAGATGAGGCCGCGGCCATGGGTTGCCATGAAGTTGATCGCATCGGGCGTCGCCATCTGCGCGGGGATGACGAGATCGCCCTCATTCTCCCGGTCCTCGTCATCGACCAGGATGAACATACGTCCGTTCACCGCCTCGTTAATGATTTCCTCTGGCGTCGCCATCACGCTGCCGCCGTCGCTGGCAAGATAGGCCTCCAGCTTGTCGAGCGTTTCGCCGCTCGGGTTCCAGTCGGGCGTGCCGAGATGGCGCAGCGTGTTGGCATGAAGCCCGGCGGCGCGGGCAAGCCCTGCGCGGGTCATACGACCGGAATCGACGAGGGCGGTGAGGCGAGAGCGGAGTGTCTGTGTCATGGGGCGCGATATCACAGCGCAATGTGAGAAGTGCAAGGCCCCTTTCACATTTTTGATGTGACCCGCCTCTAATCGCTCAACCAGTCCGCGGAAATCTTCCCCTTGTGTCCTTCCGGTGCCAGCGCCGCGCGCAGAGCATCGATCAGCGGCGCCAGCGCCTGCGTGAAGGCATAGGGCGGATTGACGATGAAAAGACCGGCGCCGTTGTAGATATCGGGCTGATCGGCATCGTACAGCCAATGCTCGACATTGAAGAATTTCGGGATGCCCAGATTGCGCAGCTTGTTCTTCCACTGCCGATGCGTTCCGCGGTCTTTCAGCGGATACCAGATCACCGTCACGCCATGCGCCCATTTGCGCTGGGCGGCGGCGAGCGTGGCGGTGATGCGCTCGCGTTCGTCCGTCTCTTCATAGGGCGGATCGACCACCACGACGCCGCGCGGCGTCTTGGTCGGCAACATCGCCAGCCACAGCTCATAGGCATCGCGCTGGTGAATGGCCGCAGACGTATCGCGCATCGCGCGGCAAAGCGCCTGCACGTCTTCGGGATGCTTTTCATTCAGGATCAGCTGGTCTTGCGGGCGAAGGAGCTGCGCGAGAACCTGCGGCGATCCGGGGTAAAGGCGCGGGCCCACGGCCCCATCCGCCCCGCCGTTCACGGCCTCCACGGCCGCGCGGTAATCGTCCAGCAAGGGGTTCCGGTCGGCAAAGGCGCGCAGCACGCCGTGCGTGGCCTCGCCCGTTCGCCCGGCCTCATCGCCCTGAAGGTCGTACAATCCGCAGCCGGCATGGGTGTCGATCAGGGTCAGCGCAGACGGCTTGATCTGCAAGGCCCGGACGAGCGCGATCAGCAGGCTGTGCTTTACGACATCTGCGCTGTTTCCGGCGTGAAAGGAATGGCGATAGTTCATGAAAATTCAAAGTCCTGACGATGGTCGTGAACGATCGGTCGTCTGTGCCTAGGCGGAGACCTCAGCGAAACTGCCCGGCTCTATTCCGTCGACCGTCCAGTCGCCGATCGACCAGCGGACGAGCCTGAGGGTTGGAAAGCCGGCGGCAGCCGTCATGCGGCGCACCTGCCGGTTGCGCCCTTCGCGGATGGTGAGCTTCAGCCAGCTGTCGGGGATCGATTTGCGCTCGCGGATCGGCGGATTGCGCGGCCACAGATCCGGCGCGTCGATACGGGCCACTTCGGCCGGCAAGGTCATGCCGTCCTTCAGCTGCACGCCCTGCCGCAAGCGATCCAGCGCCGGTTCCTGCGGATCGCCTTCCACCTGCACCAGATAGGTCTTGGGCAGCTTGAACCGCGGATCGGCAATCCGCGCCTGCAGCCGCCCGTCATCGCACAGCAGAAGCAGGCCTTCGCTGTCCCGGTCCAGCCGCCCGGCGGGATAGACGCCCTTTACCGCAATGAAATCCGACAAGGTCGCGCGCACCGTCGGCGATCCGCGATCGGTGAATTGCGACAATACGCCGAAGGGTTTGTTGAACAGAAGCAGCCGGGCCATGCTTTGCCCATACCGCCCGATGGCGGACATGTCTCCAAGACCATGAATTGGGCGAACTCCACCGCTGGGCAGACCGCGCGCTGTCCTACACTCGTCGTCATCGGCTAGACCGGCCCGATGCAGCGCCCTCATTTTCTGCGGATTCAGCGACCCTCCACTCACCGCCGACAGCACTCGCCTCGCCCGAATTATGAGGGGGGTGTCCCATGACCGGTGCGACCTTTCGGTTCGCAGCCCGTGGGCACTCGCGGCCCGAATCATCGCCCTGCCCGCACCCCGCCCCTTGGCATCCCCCCGCCCCGCTCCTATGCCGGTATGGCATCCGGCGTCCCCGCCATTCGGCATCGCGGCGCCCCATCCGATGGAGAGTGATATGGCGGGCATGGCCCCTTTCGACTGGGAAGACCCCTTCCGGCTCGACGAGCAGCTGACCGATGACGAGCGGATGATCCGCGACACCGCAAATGGCTATGCGCAGGACAAGCTGCAGCCGCGCGTGCTGGAAGCGTTCGAGAAGGAAGAGACCGATGTCGCGATCTTCCGCGAAATGGGTGAACTCGGCCTGCTCGGCATCACCGTGCCGGAAGAATATGGTGGCGCGGGCGCGTCCTATGTCTCCTACGGTCTGGTCGCGCGCGAAGTGGAGCGGGTGGATTCGGGCTACCGATCGATGATGAGCGTGCAGAGCTCGCTCGTCATGTATCCGATCCAGGCGTTCGGTTCGGAAGAGATGAAGAAGCGGCTGCTGCCCAAGCTGGCATCAGGCGAATATATCGGCTGCTTCGGACTGACCGAGCCCGATGCGGGCAGCGATCCGGCCGGCATGCGCACCACCGCGAAAAAGGTAGACGGCGGCTACAAGCTTTCCGGCTCCAAGACCTGGATCAGCAACGCGCCCTTCGCGGATGTGTTCGTCGTCTGGGCAAAATCCGAAGCGCATGGCGGCAAGATCCGCGGTTTCGTGCTGGAAAAGGGCATGAAGGGCCTGGAAGCGCCCAAGATCGAAGGCAAGATGAGCCTTCGCGCCTCCACCACCGGCATGATCATGATGGACGAGGTCGAGGTTGGCGAGGACGCGCTGCTCGACGTCGAAGGGCTGAAGGGCCCGTTCTCCTGCCTCAACCGGGCCCGTTACGGCATCAGCTGGGGCACGATGGGCGCGGCGGAATTCTGCTTCCACGCCGCACGCTCCTACGGCCTGGAACGCCATCAGTTCACCCGGCCGCTGGCATCCAACCAGCTCTATCAGAAGAAGCTTGCGGACATGATGACCGAGATTGCGCTGGGGCTGCAGGGCAGCCTTGCAGTCGGGCGGCAGATGGACGCGGGCACCTTCGCGCCGGAGATGATCTCGATCGTCAAGCGCAACAATTGCGGCAAAGCGCTCGATATCGCGCGGATGGCGCGCGACATGCACGGTGGCAACGGCATCAGCGCGGAATATCATGTGATGCGCCACATGGTGAACCTGGAGACGGTGAACACCTATGAAGGCGCGCACGATGTCCATGCGCTGATCCTGGGCCGCGCAATCACCGGGATCGCGGCGTTCTGATATGCCCTGGCCGAAACTCGATTGGGAAACGCAGCCGACCGGGCCTCTGAAAGGCATCCGCGTGGTCGACATGTCGACGGTGGTGCTCGGCCCGCTCGCCACGCTGATGATGGCGGACATGGGCGCGGAGGTGATCAAGATCGAGAACCGGCAGGGCAACACGCCGGGCGACATGATGCGCTATGCCGGCTGGTCCCCCACCGGCGATCTGGGGCCGATCTTTTCGGCGCTCAATCGCAACAAGAAGGGTCTGGAACTGAACGTGAAGGATGAGGAGGGCAAGCGCCTCCTCACCGATCTGATCCGGGATGCGGACGTGTTCTTCCACAATGTCCGCATGGCCGGGATGGAACGGCTTGGCTTCGATTATGAGGCGGTGAAGGCCATCAATCCGCGTATCGTCTACGTCCACTGCGCAGGCTTTGGCGCGGGCGGACCGCATGAGCACCGCCAAGCCTATGACGATCTGATCCAGGGCGCGTCCGGCTTCGCCTCCCTGTTCGAGGAGCGCGACGGCGGACGCCCGGCTTATGCGCCCTCGCTCCTGGCGGACAAGACGGTGGGGCTGTTCGCCAGCAATGCGACGCTGGCGGCGCTGCTACACCGGGAGCGAACCGGCGAGGGCCAGTTCGTGCAGGTGCCGATGTTCGAAAGTTTCACCTGGTTCAACATGGCGGAGAACCTCTACGGTGCCACGTTCGACGAAGGCGATGGCAAGCTGGGCTATACGCGCAGCATCAACCCACGGCGCCGCCCCTACCCCACGGCGGACGGCTTCATCGGAATCATGCCCTATTCGGACAAGCAATGGGCCACCTTTTTCGAACTGGGCGGACGGCCCGGCACGATGGAGGACGAGCGCTTCGCCACCTATCCGCGCCGTACCGAGCATACCGCCGAGCTCTACTCGTTGATCGAGGAAGTGGCGGCCAGCAAGACGACGGACGAATGGATGACGGTGCTCGACGAGAACAACATCCCGGCGATGCGCTACAACCGGATGGCGGATGTGCTGGAAGAGGAGCATCTGGCGGCGACGGGCTTTTTCGAGCGCCGCGAAGGCGAGCATATGGGCCGCTATCGCTCCATGCGGCACCCGGTCAGCTTCTCAGCCACGCCCGCCAACACCTACGGCGATCCGCCGCGGCTTGGGCAGCATGATACCGAGATCAAGAAGGGCGAGTAGCGCAAGTTTCCCCGCCGCCTAAGCATGAGGCAAGGCGGCGGGGTCGGTTCAGCGGGCGATCAACGCGGTGCCATGCGGATCGCGCCGTCGAGGCGAATGTCCTCGCCGTTGATGTAGTTGTTCTCCAGCAGCGTCAGCGCGAGATGCGCATATTCGTCCGGCTGGCCAAGGCGCTTGGGGAACGGCACGGAGGCGTTCAGCGCCTCGATCGCCTTCTCCGGCAGGCCGCGCAGCAGCGGCGTCTCGAAGATGCCGGGCAGGATCGTGTTGATGCGGATGTTCTCGTTCATCAGATCGCGCGCGATGGGCAGCGTCATGCCGACGACGCCCGCCTTCGAAGCGGAGTAAGCCGCCTGTCCGATCTGGCCGTCCTCGGCCGCGACGCTGGCGGTATTCACGATGGCCCCACGATCGCCATCTTCCAGCGGATCGAGCGTCAGCATGCCCGCGGTCGATTTGGCGATGCAGCGGAACGTCCCGACGAGGTTGATCTGCACCACCCAGTCGAACGCGCTGACGGGGAATTCCTTCACCTCGCCCGTCTCGCGGTCGCGCTTCACGGTCTTGATCGCGTTGCCCACGCCCGCACAGTTAACCAAGATACGCTCCTGCCCATGCGCGGCGCGCGCCTTCTCGAAGCCCGCGTCCACATCCTCATCGCTGGTGACGTTGACCTTGCAGAACACGCCGCCGATTTCCTTGGCGACTTCCTCGCCCTTCTCCGCGTTCATGTCGAACAGGGCCACCTTGGCGCCCTTGCTGGCGAGAAGACGGGCGGTGGCGGCGCCGAGGCCGGAGGCACCGCCGGTCACGATGGCGGCGATCTGGTCGTTGATGATCATACTGTATGTCTCCTGATGGTGAGCCGAAGTCCTGAGCCTGTCGAAGCACGTATCTCGGCCGATAGACACCCTTCGACAAGCTCAGGGCTAACGGTGTTTTGAAGGCTCGGTCCGTTCAACCGAGCCGTTCGATGATGGTGACATTGGCCTGGCCGCCGCCCTCGCACATGGTCTGAAGGCCGTATTTGCCGCCCTTCTGTTCCAGCGCGTTGAGCAGCGTCGCCATCAGCTTGGTGCCGCTGGCGCCTAGCGGATGGCCGAGCGCGATGGCACCGCCATTGACGTTCAGCCTGGAGGCATCGCCGCCGGTGTGCTTGAGCCAGGCCAGCGGCACCGGCGCAAAGGCTTCGTTCACCTCATACAGATCGATGTCGCCGATCTTGAGGCCTGCGCGCTCCAGCGCCTTCTCGGTCGCGAACAGCGGCTCTTCCAGCATGATGACCGGATCGCCCGCGGTGATAGTGAGGTTGTGGATGCGTGCACGCGGCGTCAGGCCATGCTCTTTCAGCGCGCGCTCCGACACGATCAGCACGGCCGAGCTACCGTCGCAGATCTGGCTGGCATTGGCAGCGGAGATCATGCCCCCCTCCTGCAGCGTTTTGACCGACTGAATGCCCTCCAACGTCGCGTCGAAGCGGATGCCCTCGTCCACATCGTGGCAAATCTCGCCCTCGGGCGTTTCCACCTCGATGCCGACGATCTCCCTGGCGAAGCGTCCGGCCTTGGAAGCCTCGGCGGCCTTGCGGTGCGATTCCAGCGCAAACTCGTCGAGATCGTCCTTGGTGAAGCCGTGCTTCTTGGCGATCATCTCCGCGCCCATGAACTGGCTGAACATGACCTTGGGATAGGCTTCCTCCAGCCTCGGGCTTTTGTAGTTGCCCATCCCTTCCTTCATGTAGAGCGAGGCGGTGGAGCCCATCGGCACGCGCGTCATGCTCTCGATGCCGTTGGCGATCACCATGTCCTGCGTGCCGCTCATCACCGCTTGGGCTGCGAACTGCATCGCCTGCTGGCTGCTGCCGCATTGCCGGTCGATCGTCACCGCGGGCACGCTTTCGGGCAGGCTGGAGGCAAGCACTGCGTTGCGCCCGACATGCACGGCCTGTTCGCCGCCCTGCATCACGCAGCCGGTGACCACGTCCTCAATCGCCTTGGGATCGATGCCCGTGCGCGCGACCAGCTGGTCCAGCACATGCGCGCCGAGATCAACCGGATGCACGCCCGCCAGCTTGCCGCCGCGCTTGCCTCCGGCGGTGCGGATGGCGTCTACGATATAGGCTTCTGGCATGGGGCTCTCCTCGTGATGACCGGATTCGGTTTCTGCGTGCAACCTACAGGCCACTTGACGTTTACGTCAATGCGCGAGCGCTGCGGAGCGGGGCCGTTTGGCTTGTCACGCTTGTCGCCGGCACGCGGTTTCGCGCGAAGACGTTCGCAACAAATGCCTTCCGGGTCGCGGCGCTGGAATGGCGAAAGGAGGGCGGCGCGCGTCATAAGCCCCTGAATATCACCGCGGCTATGCTGTAGGACAGCGATAAGCGCGAAGTTTTCAATTTCCCCCTTGCAATCCCGGCATCGCCCGGAGTAGAGGCGTCGCTCCCAAGGGACATAGCCGCTCCGATTTGTGGCGCACGGGGCCTTAGCTCAGCTGGGAGAGCGCTACAATGGCATTGTAGAGGTCAGCGGTTCGATCCCGCTAGGCTCCACCATTTCCGACTACGGAAAACCATCCGGGGGATGGCTTTCGGTCGGAAATCCCGAGCGAAGCGCCGGGCCTCCCCTTTTGCCGAAGAGAATCCTGCACAGGCCATATCGGAAGTCAGCGGCCGCATCCGGCTGGGCTACGCGATATTTCGCAAGGCGGTGTCGACAAATTCGCCCGTATCGATTGTCCGCCATCGAGCAACCTACAGATGACGCCCGATGACCGAAAATTGGGTGGGAAGCGGACATTGATTTGGGAGGGCAAACGCAGCATGTTTTGCCAAGCAAAATCAGAGAAAGCAACGGATGCCGAGCAATCTCGAAAAACCATGGTTTCGGGTCAAGAAGCACGGCTATGGCGTGGGCTTGCCAATTTCATGGCAAGGCTGGCTTCTTCTTTTCGGCTACATTTTCACCATTCTCATGACGGCGTTGCTTCATTCTGAAGCGGCCTCACTCGTGGTTCTACTCGTCCTCACGCCGATCGTCTTGGTGGTCGCCTATTTGCGATCCGATGACGATTGGCGCTGGCGAAACGGAGATTAAAACGGGAGAGGAGAGAATGTCCGTGTGGGGGCGTGTCCCGAAGGGCTGGTTTCGGTACAGAAAGCGGTGATAGCGGACAGGGGGATGGCGAGCGGAATTTGCCAACACGGCTTAGATGAAGTTCCGAGTGGAACGCTGGGCATCGCAGCACCTCACCGACCCATCATCCGTTCGGGCTGAGCCTGTCGAAGCCCCGTCCTTCTTCCGCGACAATAGCGGAAACAGTACAGCCGTAGGCGCTGCGCGCCGTCTGCGACTCCGACAAGCTCAGGGCGAACGGGTTTTTTTAATTACGAGAAGTGCACGGCGAACGGGTTTTGCCATTTCGGCAAGGTTCAAGGCAAACCGGGCTTCGACAGGCTCAGCCCTTGCGGAACGCGGTTAGTTCTTCTCG is part of the Novosphingopyxis iocasae genome and encodes:
- the ribB gene encoding 3,4-dihydroxy-2-butanone-4-phosphate synthase → MTQTLRSRLTALVDSGRMTRAGLARAAGLHANTLRHLGTPDWNPSGETLDKLEAYLASDGGSVMATPEEIINEAVNGRMFILVDDEDRENEGDLVIPAQMATPDAINFMATHGRGLICLTLTKERVDELGLDLMVRRNEDRMSTAFTVSIEAKEGVTTGISAGDRARTINVAIDPNRGREDIVTPGHVFPLVAREGGVLIRAGHTEAAVDVSRLAGLNPSGVICEIMRDDGTMARLDDLVGFARRHNLKIGTIRDLIAYRRQHDRLVEKRAEERFESRWGGEWTCTAYYNKATGTEQTALVKGKIDPEKPTLVRMHQLSPFADILGEAGDRSRMLARSMELIAEEGAGVVVILNRATPTYMSKAIDARQGKPTAQPEELRDYGAGAQILSELGVHDMILLTNSHHSLVGLDAYGLSIVGERAIE
- a CDS encoding CaiB/BaiF CoA transferase family protein is translated as MPWPKLDWETQPTGPLKGIRVVDMSTVVLGPLATLMMADMGAEVIKIENRQGNTPGDMMRYAGWSPTGDLGPIFSALNRNKKGLELNVKDEEGKRLLTDLIRDADVFFHNVRMAGMERLGFDYEAVKAINPRIVYVHCAGFGAGGPHEHRQAYDDLIQGASGFASLFEERDGGRPAYAPSLLADKTVGLFASNATLAALLHRERTGEGQFVQVPMFESFTWFNMAENLYGATFDEGDGKLGYTRSINPRRRPYPTADGFIGIMPYSDKQWATFFELGGRPGTMEDERFATYPRRTEHTAELYSLIEEVAASKTTDEWMTVLDENNIPAMRYNRMADVLEEEHLAATGFFERREGEHMGRYRSMRHPVSFSATPANTYGDPPRLGQHDTEIKKGE
- the gwsS gene encoding grasp-with-spasm system SPASM domain peptide maturase → MREKVLGAAEEADKRFYLFPTCRLVHGSAFSAIYDFDRYRLLRFDSAYAPLIALAARPSGLSMKDVDGLGHVAKKNAQAILLFLERNEVGQILKPEIANAFRPPETDWSAPHGILNSVVDVNEQDHPWQSIIDQLDEVHCPAIQIRGFGPLLNSQKTRELLHIIDGTSIRHVQLLAVWSEEWSDDSTRALFEQFTNLVSLVLHGAPKDRLLEMSQVSAFGGKLYRWQERKLNGASDCGAITEGSLCAPSANLFAELNHFNGCLNRKLSIRSDGSICNCPSMKKSFGKDVNRINNIVRTSEFTRVWDLAKDKIDVCRDCEFRYVCTDCRAYLESDDSTSKPLKCTYDPYSGSWSD
- the gwsG gene encoding grasp-with-spasm system ATP-grasp peptide maturase, coding for MPSQLNPANAPVLIFSKLRDPSTNGVCDWLRFMNVPIFRINEDAPSSSINDVILRDADVTIKAYDQSWTLSDFRSVWFRKGNFSPLYPAEPKQSRELLLKKSFPHQIALADALAKKCAAEGRVAREYFHHAVMNSGIRVLGNPFLGDPNKLIVSHEARRVGLRTPEFEVSQSLSDDHTADPERYVTKSLANGLYLWDFDGAGKAYFSYTEKLSDVASGTTLPRSFPSSLVQRKIEKQYEIRSFFLESKFYSFAIISQNDEQTAIDFRKYNYDSPNRNVPVDLPRDVEQKLDNLMKELKINTGSIDLIVDENGEYIFLEVNPGGQYGPLDEICNMAIDRLIAEWLRKGETDGRP
- a CDS encoding SDR family NAD(P)-dependent oxidoreductase; its protein translation is MIINDQIAAIVTGGASGLGAATARLLASKGAKVALFDMNAEKGEEVAKEIGGVFCKVNVTSDEDVDAGFEKARAAHGQERILVNCAGVGNAIKTVKRDRETGEVKEFPVSAFDWVVQINLVGTFRCIAKSTAGMLTLDPLEDGDRGAIVNTASVAAEDGQIGQAAYSASKAGVVGMTLPIARDLMNENIRINTILPGIFETPLLRGLPEKAIEALNASVPFPKRLGQPDEYAHLALTLLENNYINGEDIRLDGAIRMAPR
- a CDS encoding acyl-CoA dehydrogenase, giving the protein MAGMAPFDWEDPFRLDEQLTDDERMIRDTANGYAQDKLQPRVLEAFEKEETDVAIFREMGELGLLGITVPEEYGGAGASYVSYGLVAREVERVDSGYRSMMSVQSSLVMYPIQAFGSEEMKKRLLPKLASGEYIGCFGLTEPDAGSDPAGMRTTAKKVDGGYKLSGSKTWISNAPFADVFVVWAKSEAHGGKIRGFVLEKGMKGLEAPKIEGKMSLRASTTGMIMMDEVEVGEDALLDVEGLKGPFSCLNRARYGISWGTMGAAEFCFHAARSYGLERHQFTRPLASNQLYQKKLADMMTEIALGLQGSLAVGRQMDAGTFAPEMISIVKRNNCGKALDIARMARDMHGGNGISAEYHVMRHMVNLETVNTYEGAHDVHALILGRAITGIAAF
- a CDS encoding pseudouridine synthase; the protein is MARLLLFNKPFGVLSQFTDRGSPTVRATLSDFIAVKGVYPAGRLDRDSEGLLLLCDDGRLQARIADPRFKLPKTYLVQVEGDPQEPALDRLRQGVQLKDGMTLPAEVARIDAPDLWPRNPPIRERKSIPDSWLKLTIREGRNRQVRRMTAAAGFPTLRLVRWSIGDWTVDGIEPGSFAEVSA
- a CDS encoding acetyl-CoA C-acetyltransferase → MPEAYIVDAIRTAGGKRGGKLAGVHPVDLGAHVLDQLVARTGIDPKAIEDVVTGCVMQGGEQAVHVGRNAVLASSLPESVPAVTIDRQCGSSQQAMQFAAQAVMSGTQDMVIANGIESMTRVPMGSTASLYMKEGMGNYKSPRLEEAYPKVMFSQFMGAEMIAKKHGFTKDDLDEFALESHRKAAEASKAGRFAREIVGIEVETPEGEICHDVDEGIRFDATLEGIQSVKTLQEGGMISAANASQICDGSSAVLIVSERALKEHGLTPRARIHNLTITAGDPVIMLEEPLFATEKALERAGLKIGDIDLYEVNEAFAPVPLAWLKHTGGDASRLNVNGGAIALGHPLGASGTKLMATLLNALEQKGGKYGLQTMCEGGGQANVTIIERLG
- a CDS encoding 23S rRNA (adenine(2030)-N(6))-methyltransferase RlmJ; its protein translation is MNYRHSFHAGNSADVVKHSLLIALVRALQIKPSALTLIDTHAGCGLYDLQGDEAGRTGEATHGVLRAFADRNPLLDDYRAAVEAVNGGADGAVGPRLYPGSPQVLAQLLRPQDQLILNEKHPEDVQALCRAMRDTSAAIHQRDAYELWLAMLPTKTPRGVVVVDPPYEETDERERITATLAAAQRKWAHGVTVIWYPLKDRGTHRQWKNKLRNLGIPKFFNVEHWLYDADQPDIYNGAGLFIVNPPYAFTQALAPLIDALRAALAPEGHKGKISADWLSD